A part of Campylobacter ureolyticus ACS-301-V-Sch3b genomic DNA contains:
- a CDS encoding CinA family protein — MNDLLLILGDDIKINTPFLNYIFKSYILKFGELGDIKFIDKNDKNIIENIINLSKIYKYITIFSSDENYHLIAKILASLNDDLLEIKFEDTLTPSLAINSKEGSFLVSLNDCDINLVKANPLNKLPEFLIRKNNLDLKFYIYGFKFEDVEAVFKEFETKFNTEISITRYSNFIIFAKAISKKFSDLNGLRDELLNTFINRVIFEENLAMFIVSRLKNAKLKLSFAESCSCGLIASKIGEISGASQVFDGSLVTYSNEIKHLWLDVSNETLNEFGAVSKECVNEMLKGVLKATGADFSMAISGIAGPNGGSEDKPVGTVIIGASSTEKQIVEKFFIKGDRNYIRNESVNIAFSLLLEVGSEIFLN; from the coding sequence ATGAATGATTTACTTTTAATTTTAGGTGATGATATAAAAATAAATACTCCGTTTTTAAATTATATTTTTAAAAGCTATATTTTAAAATTTGGCGAACTTGGCGATATAAAATTTATAGATAAAAATGATAAAAACATTATTGAAAATATTATAAATTTAAGCAAAATTTATAAATATATAACTATTTTTTCAAGCGATGAAAATTACCATTTAATTGCTAAAATTTTAGCTAGTTTAAATGATGATTTATTAGAGATTAAATTTGAAGATACACTCACTCCATCTCTTGCTATAAATTCCAAAGAGGGCAGTTTTTTGGTTAGTTTGAATGATTGCGATATAAATTTAGTAAAAGCAAATCCGCTAAATAAACTTCCTGAGTTTTTAATTAGAAAAAATAACTTAGATCTTAAATTTTACATTTACGGATTTAAATTTGAGGATGTGGAAGCTGTTTTTAAAGAGTTTGAAACTAAATTTAACACAGAAATTTCAATTACTAGATATAGCAATTTTATAATTTTTGCAAAAGCTATAAGTAAAAAATTTAGTGATTTAAACGGGCTTAGAGATGAGCTTTTAAATACTTTTATAAATAGAGTAATTTTTGAAGAAAATTTAGCAATGTTTATTGTTAGTAGGTTAAAAAATGCTAAATTAAAACTAAGTTTTGCTGAGAGCTGCTCATGTGGTTTAATAGCATCAAAAATAGGTGAAATAAGTGGCGCTAGCCAGGTGTTTGATGGTTCACTTGTAACTTACTCAAACGAGATAAAGCATCTTTGGCTTGATGTTAGTAATGAAACTTTAAACGAATTTGGAGCTGTTAGTAAAGAGTGCGTTAATGAGATGCTAAAAGGTGTTTTAAAAGCTACGGGGGCTGATTTTTCTATGGCAATAAGTGGTATTGCAGGACCTAATGGCGGAAGTGAGGATAAGCCTGTTGGAACTGTGATAATTGGAGCAAGTAGCACAGAAAAACAAATAGTTGAAAAATTTTTTATAAAAGGCGATAGAAACTATATAAGAAATGAGAGTGTAAATATAGCTTTTAGCCTTCTTTTGGAAGTTGGAAGCGAAATATTTTTAAACTAA